In Streptomyces seoulensis, the following are encoded in one genomic region:
- a CDS encoding ABC transporter ATP-binding protein → MSAEARGPKSNLPRSANTVNRLSAENVTLAYEQRVIAERLSVEIPDNSFTVIVGPNACGKSTLLRALSRMLKPAEGQVLLDGQAIHSLPAKKVARTLGLLPQSSVAPDGITVADLVGRGRYPHQGLLRQWSAEDERVVNESMAQTGVAELAERYVDELSGGQRQRVWIAMALAQQTPLLLLDEPTTYLDIQHQIDVLDLCAELHETQGRTLVAVLHDLNHAARYATHLIALRGGEVIAQGAPNEIVTAELVERVFGLRCQVIDDPETGTPLVVPAARKARTAPRAGGVTAAS, encoded by the coding sequence ATGAGCGCCGAAGCCCGCGGACCGAAGTCGAATCTTCCTAGGAGTGCCAACACCGTGAACCGCCTGTCCGCCGAGAACGTCACCCTCGCCTACGAACAGCGCGTCATCGCCGAGCGGCTGTCGGTGGAGATACCCGACAACTCCTTCACCGTGATCGTCGGCCCCAACGCGTGCGGCAAGTCCACCCTGCTGCGGGCGCTGTCCCGGATGCTCAAGCCGGCCGAGGGCCAGGTGCTGCTCGACGGGCAGGCCATCCACTCGCTGCCCGCCAAGAAGGTGGCCCGCACCCTGGGCCTGCTCCCGCAGTCCTCCGTCGCGCCCGACGGCATCACCGTCGCCGACCTCGTCGGCCGGGGCCGCTACCCGCACCAGGGGCTGCTGCGCCAGTGGTCCGCCGAGGACGAGCGGGTGGTGAACGAGTCCATGGCGCAGACCGGCGTCGCGGAACTGGCCGAGCGCTACGTGGACGAACTCTCCGGCGGCCAGCGCCAGCGCGTCTGGATCGCCATGGCCCTGGCCCAGCAGACCCCGCTGCTGCTCCTGGACGAACCGACCACCTATCTCGACATCCAGCACCAGATCGACGTCCTCGACCTCTGCGCCGAGCTGCACGAGACGCAGGGCCGCACCCTGGTCGCCGTGCTGCACGACCTCAACCACGCGGCGCGCTACGCCACGCACCTCATCGCGCTGCGCGGCGGCGAGGTCATCGCCCAGGGCGCGCCGAACGAGATCGTCACCGCCGAACTGGTCGAGCGGGTCTTCGGGCTGCGCTGCCAGGTCATCGACGACCCCGAGACCGGGACCCCGCTGGTCGTGCCAGCCGCCCGCAAGGCGCGGACGGCACCTCGGGCCGGCGGGGTCACAGCAGCTTCCTGA
- a CDS encoding glycosyltransferase family 4 protein, with amino-acid sequence MTPVSSNAPHGQSSLRTVQVVGGGHAGSSAHVRSLAEGLVARGVRVTVCAPAEADHAYDFRGTGADHVPVPRSSDPAAVGRLRAACADADLVHAHGLHASFRAALALGGRTTPLVVTWHDRAHAEGARAHLLRLLERRVARTAAVVLGTSSALVDRARSTGARDARLGAMALPGRPRPAAPEDPDRPSAKLRAELGATDRPLLLAVGSLDRHRGYDVLLDAARRWSSLDPQPVTLVAGEGPLRAELQQRIRDEELPVRLLGVRDDVPDLLAAADLALLTSRWESRPLFAQEALHARVPLVATAVGGVPDLVGDAAALVPYGDPRALADTVTALLADPERRAQLTERGTRQASGWPTEDDAVAQVLSIYDELTQTLALL; translated from the coding sequence GTGACCCCCGTGAGCAGCAACGCCCCGCACGGCCAGTCCTCGCTGCGCACCGTGCAGGTGGTCGGCGGCGGCCACGCCGGGAGCAGCGCCCATGTGCGCTCCCTGGCGGAGGGGCTGGTCGCGCGGGGCGTCCGGGTCACGGTGTGCGCCCCGGCCGAGGCCGACCACGCCTACGACTTCCGGGGCACCGGCGCCGACCACGTGCCCGTGCCCCGCAGCAGCGACCCGGCCGCCGTGGGCCGGCTCCGCGCGGCCTGCGCGGACGCCGACCTGGTGCACGCGCACGGGCTGCACGCCTCCTTCCGCGCCGCGCTGGCCCTCGGCGGACGGACGACCCCGCTGGTCGTCACCTGGCACGACCGGGCGCACGCCGAGGGCGCGCGGGCGCATCTGCTGCGGCTGCTGGAGCGGCGCGTGGCGCGGACGGCCGCCGTGGTCCTCGGCACCAGCTCCGCCCTGGTCGACCGGGCCCGTAGCACCGGCGCCCGGGACGCCCGGCTCGGCGCGATGGCCCTGCCCGGCCGCCCCCGGCCCGCCGCACCGGAGGACCCGGACCGCCCCTCCGCCAAGCTCCGCGCCGAACTCGGCGCCACCGACCGCCCGTTGCTCCTCGCCGTCGGCTCCCTCGACCGGCACCGGGGCTACGACGTGCTGCTGGACGCGGCCCGCCGCTGGAGCAGCCTCGACCCACAGCCGGTCACCCTGGTCGCGGGGGAGGGGCCGCTCCGCGCGGAGCTGCAACAGCGCATCAGGGACGAGGAGTTGCCCGTCCGGCTGCTCGGCGTCCGCGACGACGTGCCCGACCTGCTCGCGGCCGCCGACCTCGCCCTGCTCACCAGCCGCTGGGAGTCCCGCCCCCTCTTCGCCCAGGAGGCCCTGCACGCCCGGGTCCCCCTGGTCGCCACCGCCGTCGGCGGTGTCCCGGACCTCGTCGGCGACGCCGCCGCCCTCGTCCCCTACGGCGACCCCCGCGCCCTCGCCGACACCGTCACCGCCCTCCTCGCCGACCCCGAGCGGCGCGCACAGCTCACCGAGCGCGGCACCCGCCAGGCGTCCGGCTGGCCGACCGAGGACGACGCGGTCGCGCAAGTGCTCAGCATCTACGACGAGTTGACCCAGACCCTGGCGCTCCTCTAG
- a CDS encoding FecCD family ABC transporter permease, translating into MKTLSRSRAVRTPGGLSLRLDPRSLIVVVLLLVAVLAAGVALIGTGDAHIPVMDVLRTLFGNGNPYQDFIVNELRLPRLLVGLLVGASLGLGGALFQSISRNPLGSPDVLGLAQGSTAGALVMIVLFSGSAAAVTAGALVGGLVTGLGIYLLAWKQGVHGYRLVLVGIGVSAVLTAVNGYLITKADIVDAARAVVWMTGSLSGRDWTQVWPLLILCAVVVPVVLANGRALRMLEMGDDVAYALGVRVHRVRLVLMTCAVLLTAAATAAAGPVGFVALTAPQLARRLTRSPGPNLVPSLCMGAVLLVTADWVCQRLFGADQLPVGVVTGVVGGAYLLWLLVGERRAGRV; encoded by the coding sequence GTGAAGACACTCTCCCGGAGCCGTGCGGTACGCACCCCCGGCGGGCTCTCGCTGCGCCTGGACCCGCGCTCCCTGATCGTCGTCGTCCTGCTGCTGGTCGCCGTGCTGGCCGCCGGTGTGGCCCTGATCGGCACCGGCGACGCCCACATCCCCGTCATGGACGTGCTGCGGACCCTGTTCGGGAACGGCAACCCGTACCAGGACTTCATCGTCAACGAGCTGCGGCTGCCCCGGCTGCTGGTCGGGCTGCTGGTCGGCGCGTCGCTGGGGCTCGGCGGGGCGCTGTTCCAGTCGATCTCCCGCAACCCGCTGGGCAGCCCCGACGTGCTCGGCCTCGCCCAGGGCTCCACCGCGGGCGCCCTGGTGATGATCGTGCTGTTCTCCGGCAGTGCCGCCGCCGTCACGGCGGGCGCGCTGGTCGGCGGCCTGGTCACCGGCCTCGGCATCTATCTGCTCGCCTGGAAGCAGGGGGTGCACGGCTACCGGCTGGTACTGGTCGGCATCGGCGTCTCCGCCGTGCTCACCGCCGTCAACGGCTACCTGATCACCAAGGCCGACATCGTCGACGCCGCCCGCGCGGTGGTCTGGATGACCGGGTCCCTCAGCGGCCGGGACTGGACCCAGGTCTGGCCGCTGCTGATCCTGTGCGCGGTCGTCGTCCCCGTGGTCCTCGCCAACGGGCGGGCGCTCAGGATGCTGGAGATGGGCGACGACGTGGCGTACGCCCTCGGGGTGCGGGTGCACCGGGTACGGCTGGTGCTGATGACCTGCGCCGTGCTGCTCACCGCCGCCGCGACGGCCGCCGCCGGTCCCGTCGGCTTCGTCGCGCTCACCGCGCCGCAGCTCGCCCGGCGGCTGACCCGCTCGCCGGGCCCCAACCTCGTGCCGTCCCTGTGCATGGGCGCGGTCCTGCTGGTCACCGCCGACTGGGTCTGCCAGCGCCTCTTCGGCGCCGACCAGCTGCCCGTCGGCGTGGTCACCGGTGTCGTCGGCGGCGCCTACCTGCTGTGGCTGCTGGTCGGCGAGCGCCGGGCGGGCCGGGTATGA
- a CDS encoding NAD kinase has product MTQNRARTVFLLAHTGRPAAIRSAELVVKGLLRSGIGVRVLEEEACDLPLPGGGGVELVKEATPQSLDGCELLIVLGGDGTLLRGAEFARASGVPMLGVNLGSVGFLAEAERDDLDRVVDRVVARSYEVEERMTIDVVVHRNGDIVHTDWALNEAAVQKVSAEKMLEVVLEIDGRPVTAFGCDGIVLSTPTGSTAYAFSAGGPVVWPEVEALLMVPISAHALFAKPLVTSPDSVLAVEVLPHVPPGVLWCDGRRTIELPPGARVEVRRGAVPVRLARLHHASFTDRLVAKFALPTTGWRGARDHSSE; this is encoded by the coding sequence TTGACACAGAACCGAGCGCGTACTGTTTTCCTGCTCGCCCACACCGGGCGTCCCGCGGCGATCCGCAGTGCGGAACTCGTGGTCAAGGGACTGCTGCGGTCCGGCATCGGGGTGCGGGTGCTGGAGGAGGAGGCGTGCGACCTGCCGCTGCCGGGAGGGGGCGGGGTCGAGCTCGTCAAGGAAGCGACGCCGCAGTCACTCGACGGCTGCGAACTGCTCATCGTCCTCGGCGGTGACGGCACCCTGCTGCGCGGCGCCGAGTTCGCCCGCGCCTCCGGGGTGCCGATGCTCGGTGTCAACCTCGGCAGCGTCGGCTTCCTCGCCGAGGCCGAGCGGGACGACCTCGACCGGGTGGTGGACCGGGTGGTGGCCCGCTCCTACGAGGTCGAGGAGCGCATGACCATCGACGTGGTCGTGCACCGCAACGGTGACATCGTGCACACCGACTGGGCGCTGAACGAGGCGGCCGTGCAGAAGGTGTCCGCCGAGAAGATGCTCGAAGTGGTACTGGAGATCGACGGCCGCCCGGTCACCGCGTTCGGCTGCGACGGCATCGTGCTCTCCACCCCCACCGGCTCCACCGCCTACGCCTTCTCCGCCGGCGGACCTGTGGTGTGGCCCGAGGTGGAGGCGCTGCTCATGGTGCCGATCAGCGCGCACGCCCTGTTCGCCAAGCCGCTGGTCACCTCCCCCGACTCGGTCCTCGCCGTCGAGGTGCTCCCGCACGTCCCGCCGGGCGTGCTGTGGTGCGACGGCCGCCGCACCATCGAGCTGCCGCCCGGCGCCCGGGTCGAGGTCCGGCGCGGCGCGGTGCCGGTCCGGCTCGCCCGGCTGCACCACGCCTCCTTCACCGACCGGCTGGTGGCCAAGTTCGCCCTGCCGACCACCGGCTGGCGCGGCGCCCGGGACCACTCCTCGGAGTGA
- a CDS encoding FecCD family ABC transporter permease produces MLVESPPEQRAATAPAPPKRRLVRALGLLLAVVLLAFVAMASIGVGAKSLAPDLVWHGLFHDSGTYADIVVRDRISRTVLGLLAGAAFGLSGSVLQALTRNPLADPGLLGINAGASAAVVTAITFFGVTSLSGYVWFAFAGAAAVGALVWFLGGTRGATPVRLALAGTAIGAALYGYLQAVMITDDEALSRMRFWTVGSLDSADHRTIIQVLPFLLAGMVLSLALARPLNAMEMGDDTARALGAHLNRTRALAMLAATVLCGAATASCGPVMFVGLMVPHVVRSFTGPDLRWILPYAAVLSPVLLLGADIVGRLVARPAEIQVGIITALIGGPVFIFLVRRRRTAQL; encoded by the coding sequence GTGTTGGTCGAGAGTCCTCCGGAACAGCGCGCGGCGACCGCCCCCGCGCCCCCGAAGCGACGGCTGGTGCGTGCCCTCGGGCTGCTGCTGGCCGTCGTGCTGCTGGCGTTCGTCGCCATGGCGAGTATCGGTGTCGGCGCCAAATCGCTGGCGCCGGACCTCGTCTGGCACGGGCTGTTCCACGACAGCGGCACCTACGCCGACATCGTCGTCCGGGACCGTATCTCCCGCACCGTCCTCGGTCTGCTGGCCGGGGCCGCGTTCGGGCTGTCCGGCTCGGTGCTCCAGGCGCTCACCCGCAACCCGCTGGCCGACCCCGGCCTGCTCGGCATCAACGCGGGCGCCTCGGCGGCCGTCGTCACCGCCATCACCTTCTTCGGCGTGACCTCGCTGAGCGGGTACGTCTGGTTCGCGTTCGCCGGGGCCGCCGCCGTGGGCGCGCTGGTGTGGTTCCTCGGCGGCACCCGGGGCGCCACCCCGGTACGGCTCGCGCTGGCCGGCACCGCGATCGGGGCGGCGCTGTACGGGTACCTCCAGGCCGTGATGATCACGGACGACGAGGCGCTGTCCCGGATGCGCTTCTGGACGGTCGGCTCGCTGGACTCCGCCGATCACCGGACCATCATCCAGGTGCTGCCGTTCCTGCTGGCCGGCATGGTCCTCTCGCTGGCGCTGGCCCGGCCGCTGAACGCCATGGAGATGGGCGACGACACCGCCCGCGCGCTCGGCGCGCACCTCAACCGCACCCGCGCGCTGGCCATGCTGGCGGCGACCGTGCTGTGCGGCGCCGCGACCGCCTCCTGCGGCCCGGTCATGTTCGTCGGCCTGATGGTGCCGCACGTGGTGCGCTCCTTCACCGGGCCCGACCTGCGCTGGATTCTTCCGTATGCCGCCGTGCTGTCGCCGGTGCTGCTGCTCGGCGCCGACATCGTGGGCCGGCTCGTCGCCCGGCCCGCCGAGATCCAGGTCGGCATCATCACCGCGCTGATCGGCGGCCCGGTCTTCATCTTTCTCGTACGACGGCGGAGGACGGCGCAACTGTGA
- a CDS encoding TlyA family RNA methyltransferase: protein MAGVARRRLDAELVRRKLARSREHASQLIAAGRVTVGKTVATKPATQVETAAAIVVLSDDTDPDYVSRGGHKLAGALAAFVPEGLVVEGRRALDAGASTGGFTDVLLRAGAAQVVAVDVGYGQLAWSLRNDERVVVKDRTNVRELTLEGIDGKPVDLVVGDLSFIPLHLVLPALKRCVTPDADLVMMVKPQFEVGKERLGSGGVVRSPQLRAEAVRGVADKAWELGLGVRGVTASPLPGPSGNVEYFLWLRAGAPEIDPADIDRAVAEGPR from the coding sequence GTGGCAGGAGTCGCACGCCGCCGTCTCGACGCGGAACTGGTCCGCCGCAAGCTGGCGCGCTCGCGCGAGCACGCCAGCCAGCTGATCGCCGCCGGCCGGGTCACCGTCGGCAAGACCGTGGCGACCAAACCGGCCACCCAGGTGGAGACCGCCGCCGCGATCGTGGTGCTGAGCGACGACACCGACCCCGACTACGTCTCGCGCGGCGGCCACAAGCTGGCCGGCGCGCTCGCCGCCTTCGTCCCCGAGGGGCTCGTCGTCGAGGGCCGCCGCGCCCTGGACGCCGGCGCCTCCACCGGCGGCTTCACCGACGTCCTGCTCCGCGCGGGCGCCGCCCAGGTCGTCGCCGTGGACGTCGGATACGGACAACTCGCCTGGTCTCTCCGCAACGATGAACGGGTCGTCGTCAAGGACCGTACGAACGTACGCGAGTTGACGCTGGAGGGGATTGACGGGAAGCCGGTGGACCTGGTGGTGGGCGATCTGTCCTTCATCCCGCTCCATCTGGTGCTGCCCGCCCTCAAGCGGTGCGTGACGCCGGACGCGGATCTGGTGATGATGGTGAAACCGCAGTTCGAGGTGGGTAAGGAACGGCTGGGCAGCGGGGGTGTCGTACGGAGTCCGCAGCTGCGGGCGGAGGCCGTGCGCGGGGTGGCCGACAAGGCGTGGGAGCTGGGTCTCGGGGTGCGAGGAGTCACCGCGAGTCCGCTGCCGGGCCCGTCCGGCAACGTCGAGTACTTTCTCTGGCTGCGCGCCGGAGCCCCCGAGATCGACCCGGCCGACATCGATCGTGCAGTGGCGGAGGGGCCGCGTTGA
- a CDS encoding sterol-binding protein has translation MATIDECRTALEKLSDSMSGAEGDVGAAAALDRSVSCHVTDLDVTFAGRMRGGRIEVAETLPGPPGERAQIRLALTGDDLVALVDGELNFASAWGSGRVKLEAGLMDLFRLRKLL, from the coding sequence ATGGCCACGATCGATGAGTGCCGTACGGCACTGGAGAAGCTTTCGGACAGCATGAGCGGCGCCGAGGGTGACGTCGGCGCGGCAGCCGCGCTGGACCGCTCGGTGAGCTGCCATGTCACCGACCTGGACGTCACCTTCGCCGGGCGCATGCGAGGCGGCCGGATCGAGGTGGCCGAGACCCTGCCCGGCCCCCCGGGGGAGCGGGCCCAGATCCGGCTGGCGCTGACCGGGGACGACCTGGTGGCCCTGGTGGACGGCGAGCTGAACTTCGCCTCCGCCTGGGGTTCGGGCCGGGTCAAGCTGGAGGCGGGTCTGATGGACCTGTTCCGGCTCAGGAAGCTGCTGTGA
- the recN gene encoding DNA repair protein RecN: protein MRIRSLGVIDDAVVELSPGFTAVTGETGAGKTMVVTSLGLLLGGRADPALVRIGAGKAVVEGRIALAAGASAVVRAEEAGAELDDGALLISRTVSAEGRSRAHLGGRSVPVGLLAELADELVAVHGQTDQQGLLKLSRQRQALDRYAGEAVSGPLAAYTEAYKRLRAVAVELDEIVTRARERAQEADLLRYGLDEIAAVEPRAGEDTELAEEAERLGHAEALAAAATAGHAALAGNPEDPEGIDASTLVAGAHRALEAVRAHDPALAALTDRIGEIGILLADVAGELAGYASDLDADPLRLAAVEERRAALTQLTRKYGEDIGAVLAWGEQGAARLTELDGDDERIGELTTERDALGAELGALAEELTKARTEAAERFAAAVTAELASLAMPHARVSFDIRQTEDPGGVEAGGRTVAYGPSGVDEVELLLAPHPGAPPRPIAKGASGGELSRVMLAVEVVFAGTDPVPTYLFDEVDAGVGGKAAVEIGRRLAKLARTAQVVVVTHLPQVAAFADRQLLVEKTNDGSVTRSGVKVLEGEDRVRELSRMLAGQENSEAARAHAEELLATARAED, encoded by the coding sequence ATGCGGATACGGTCGCTCGGGGTCATCGACGACGCCGTGGTCGAGCTGTCGCCGGGGTTCACCGCGGTCACCGGTGAGACCGGCGCGGGCAAGACCATGGTGGTGACCAGCCTGGGCCTGCTGCTCGGCGGACGCGCCGACCCGGCGCTCGTACGGATCGGTGCGGGCAAGGCGGTGGTGGAGGGGCGGATCGCCCTGGCCGCCGGCGCCTCCGCCGTCGTACGCGCCGAGGAGGCGGGGGCCGAGCTGGACGACGGCGCCCTGCTGATCAGTCGTACCGTCTCCGCCGAGGGCCGCTCCCGCGCGCATCTCGGCGGGCGCAGCGTGCCCGTGGGGCTGCTCGCCGAGCTGGCCGACGAGCTGGTGGCCGTGCACGGCCAGACCGACCAGCAGGGCCTGCTCAAGCTGTCCCGGCAGCGGCAGGCCCTGGACCGGTACGCGGGCGAGGCCGTCTCCGGCCCGCTGGCCGCGTACACCGAGGCGTACAAGCGGCTGCGGGCCGTCGCCGTCGAGCTGGACGAGATCGTCACCCGCGCCCGTGAGCGCGCCCAGGAGGCCGACCTGCTGCGGTACGGCCTGGACGAGATCGCCGCCGTGGAGCCCCGCGCCGGGGAGGACACCGAACTCGCCGAGGAGGCGGAGCGGCTCGGGCACGCCGAGGCGCTCGCCGCCGCGGCCACCGCAGGGCACGCCGCTCTCGCGGGCAACCCCGAGGACCCGGAGGGCATCGACGCCTCCACCCTGGTCGCGGGCGCCCACCGGGCGCTGGAGGCGGTCCGGGCCCACGACCCGGCGCTGGCCGCGCTCACCGACCGGATCGGGGAGATCGGCATCCTGCTGGCCGACGTCGCCGGCGAGCTGGCCGGATACGCCTCCGACCTGGACGCCGACCCGCTGCGGCTGGCCGCGGTGGAGGAGCGCCGGGCGGCGCTGACCCAGCTGACCCGCAAGTACGGCGAGGACATCGGCGCCGTGCTGGCCTGGGGCGAGCAGGGCGCCGCCCGGCTGACCGAGCTGGACGGCGACGACGAGCGGATCGGTGAACTCACCACCGAGCGGGACGCCCTGGGCGCCGAACTGGGCGCGCTCGCCGAGGAGTTGACCAAGGCGCGGACCGAGGCCGCCGAGCGGTTCGCCGCCGCCGTGACCGCCGAACTCGCCTCGCTGGCGATGCCGCACGCGCGGGTCTCCTTCGACATCCGGCAGACCGAGGACCCCGGCGGCGTCGAGGCCGGCGGCCGTACGGTCGCCTACGGGCCCAGCGGTGTCGACGAGGTCGAGCTGCTCCTCGCCCCGCACCCCGGGGCCCCGCCCCGGCCCATCGCCAAGGGCGCCTCCGGCGGTGAGCTGTCCCGCGTGATGCTCGCGGTCGAGGTGGTGTTCGCGGGGACCGACCCGGTGCCGACGTACCTCTTCGACGAGGTGGACGCCGGGGTCGGCGGCAAGGCGGCCGTGGAGATCGGGCGGCGGCTGGCGAAGCTCGCCCGCACCGCGCAGGTCGTCGTGGTCACCCACCTCCCGCAGGTCGCCGCCTTCGCCGACCGCCAGCTGCTGGTGGAGAAGACCAACGACGGCTCGGTCACCCGGTCCGGCGTCAAGGTCCTGGAAGGCGAGGACCGCGTCCGCGAACTCTCCCGCATGCTGGCCGGCCAGGAGAACTCCGAGGCCGCCCGAGCCCACGCCGAGGAACTCCTCGCGACCGCCCGCGCGGAGGACTGA
- a CDS encoding HAD hydrolase-like protein produces MSRSVRTSPEGSERPLHEAYDTALLDLDGVVYAGGEAIAHAVDSLAGARADGMHLAYVTNNALRTPDTVAGHLTELGIPTGAEDVITSAQAVARLISEQVPAGARVLVIGGEGLRVALRERGLTPVDSADDDPAAVAQGYGGPDFPWGRFAEASYAVARGVPWFASNTDLTIPSGRGIAPGNGAAVEVVRIATGAEPQVAGKPLPPMHKETILRTGAERPLVVGDRLDTDIEGAYNGEVDSLLVLTGVTDGAQLLAAPPQHRPTYVDADLRGLLTGQPEVARDGEGFRCGGWTATAGPDRLELTGEGSELDGLRALCAAAWTAAGDGTCALDAEKALARLGL; encoded by the coding sequence ATGAGCCGGAGCGTCAGGACGAGCCCCGAGGGCAGTGAGCGGCCCCTGCACGAGGCGTACGACACGGCGCTGCTCGACCTGGACGGGGTGGTGTACGCGGGCGGTGAGGCCATCGCGCACGCCGTGGACTCGCTGGCCGGGGCCCGTGCCGACGGCATGCACCTCGCGTATGTCACCAACAACGCGCTGCGCACCCCGGACACGGTGGCCGGGCACCTGACCGAGCTGGGCATACCGACCGGCGCCGAGGACGTGATCACCTCCGCGCAGGCGGTGGCCCGGCTGATCAGCGAGCAGGTGCCGGCCGGGGCCAGGGTGCTGGTGATCGGCGGCGAGGGGCTGCGGGTGGCGCTGCGCGAGCGCGGGCTGACCCCGGTGGACTCGGCGGACGACGACCCGGCGGCGGTGGCGCAGGGGTACGGCGGCCCGGACTTCCCGTGGGGGCGGTTCGCGGAGGCGTCGTACGCGGTGGCGCGCGGGGTGCCGTGGTTCGCGTCCAACACGGACCTGACCATCCCGAGCGGGCGGGGCATCGCGCCGGGCAACGGCGCGGCCGTGGAGGTCGTCCGGATCGCGACCGGTGCCGAGCCGCAGGTGGCGGGCAAGCCGCTGCCCCCGATGCACAAGGAGACCATCCTGCGCACCGGAGCCGAGCGGCCGCTGGTGGTCGGGGACCGGCTGGACACCGACATCGAGGGTGCCTACAACGGCGAGGTCGACTCGCTGCTGGTGCTGACCGGGGTCACCGACGGCGCCCAGCTGCTCGCCGCGCCGCCGCAGCACCGGCCGACCTATGTCGACGCCGACCTGCGCGGCCTGCTGACCGGGCAGCCGGAGGTGGCCAGGGACGGCGAGGGCTTCCGCTGCGGGGGCTGGACCGCGACGGCCGGCCCGGACCGGCTGGAGCTGACGGGCGAGGGGTCCGAGCTGGACGGTCTGCGGGCGCTGTGCGCGGCGGCCTGGACGGCGGCCGGGGACGGCACCTGCGCGCTGGACGCGGAGAAGGCGCTGGCCAGGCTGGGTCTCTGA